In one window of Denticeps clupeoides chromosome 2, fDenClu1.1, whole genome shotgun sequence DNA:
- the rab44 gene encoding uncharacterized protein rab44 isoform X3, whose amino-acid sequence MCSVIQTEQTLIPHLEKENEVFCYQSQNPSLNSESQKHQDVQNSKITGTKLMSGTTQKYLRSQSYDEKSEDSHEEIQMKSEQSDKHPSQEKNCDSINEPSEEQHNQIFAENPHFEIESSTLLSPTAFDSDVPPEIKTAPGSFGSENKTFKESSENSSNKKHENKLPIETKPGPEESSKDMFITKQESTASAIQEQPISAGCKVNKHLICDSATPFTTADSSVETIIGDKPDPSQNPYINDAITKENEPQQNQIFEENLQFGVDSSTFPTAFLSDVASEMTTLHRNLGLDNEFFKAGNEKQLKTIRENVIAEVNASGPVVSSEDQLFTEQEVLTIAVHEHPISADLMGSDHVLSDSTSLFSATGNAIETITSAVGLESQDHIVKEHGNREMMISICDPNKTQDNDKHPKERHLMKNIDDVTLLNEQHDKETNSALKKKKIGSTRRSQGRGHRREAEVTNSDWDTEDTLVEHEEDATKNKMNVEVVVDTQTCESLEPLHKQDQSIVMDEEDLNSVQISKNDNQSGEDIQKETQDTDKNNKCFTDSVEANKLEQNQIFAENPHFGIENEFSKAHEENQSNIICENVHPTETSDQLFKDQENAVAAMLEEPMSADTSGSEHLLYANATPITTDNAADTIISTDKLSASQNCPSSQDHTDKEHGISGMMLSICDTNRTKDNDKHLEDEHEVEAVSTERTTELQATDEGASEHFVEPDVDVKKCEEIGSIAVFTNQVNISSAIPDVDVIMIEKYTEDENPNAKNSECHLMKHRPVYEVHSVSDVDDHVAHSGESDFSEMKNIDDDVTLLNEQRHKESNSALKKKKIGSTRRSLGRGHRREAEVTNSDQDTEDTLVEHEEDATENKMTVEVVVDSQTCESLEPLHKQDQSIVMDEEDLNSVQTSENDNQSGEDAQKETQDTDKNNKCFTDSADANKSEQNQIFADNPHFGVLSSYGIENEISKAHEENQSNMICENVHPTETADQLFKVQDVTFSAMLEEPMSAETSGSEYVLYDSATPITTDNAAETIISTDKLPASQNCPSSQDHTDKEHGISGMMLSICDPNRAQSNDKHLEDEHEVEAVSTERTTELQATDEGASEHFVEPDVDMKKDNIFDDLKILNEQPHKETDPGVKNKKIGSTRRSLGRGHRREADVTNSEGDTDDTLVEHGGDANENKMTAHEENQSNIICENVHPTETLDQLCKDQENAVAAMLEEPMSADTSGSEHLLYANATPITTDNSAETIISTDKLPASQNCPSSQDHTDKEHGISGMVLSICDPNRAQDNDENLEDKHEGEAVSIERTTELQATDAAASEHFVEPDVDVKKGEEIGSIAVFTNQVNISSAIPDVDVIMIEKYTEDENPNAKNSEWHLLEQNRLVYEVHSVSDVDDHAAHSGVSDFSEMKNIDDDFTLLNEQRHKESNSALKKKKIGSTRRSLGRGHRREAEVTNSDQDTEDTLVEHEEDATENKMTVEVVVDSQTCESLEPLHKQDQSIVMDEEDLHSVQISKNDNQSGEDAQKETQDTDKNNKCFTDSVEANKSEQNQIFAENPHFGIENEFSKAHEENQSNIICENVHPTETSDQLFKDQENAVAAMLEEPMSADTSGSEHLLYANATPITTDNAADTIISTDKLSASQNCPSSQDHTDKEHGISGMMLSICDTNRTKDNDKHLEDEHEVEAVSTERTTELQATDEGASEHFVEPDIDVKKCEENGSIAVFTNQVNISSAIPDVEVIMIEKYTEDENPNAKNSEWHLLKQNRLVYEVHSISDVDDHAAHSGVSDFSEMKNIDDDVTLLNEQRHKESNSALKKKKIGSTRRSLGRGHRREAEVTNSDQDTEDTLVEHEEDATENKMTVEVVVDSQTCESLEPLHKQDQSIVMDEEDLNSVQTSENDNQSGEDAQKETQDTDKNNKCFTDSADANKSEQNQIFADNPHFGVLSSYGIENEISKAHEENQSNMICENVHPTETADQLFKVQDVTFSAMLEEPMSADTSGSEYVLYDSATPITTDNAAETIISTDKLPASQNCPSSQDHTDKEHGISGMMLSICDPNRAQSNDKHLEDEHEVEAVSTERTTELQATDEGASEHFVERDVDEKKDNIFDGLKILNEQPHKETDPGVKKKKIGSTRRSLGRGHRREADVTNSEGDTDDTLVEHGGDANENKMTAHEENQSNIICENVHPTETSDQLFKDQENAVAAMLEEPMSADTSGSEHLLYANATPITTDNAADTIISTDKLSASQNCPSSQDHTDKEHGISGMMLSICDTNRTKDNDKHLEDEHEVEAVSTERTTELQATDEGASEHFVEPDVDMKKDNIFDDLKILNEQPHKETDPGVKNKKIGSTRRSLGRGHRREADVTNSEGDTDDTLVEHGGDANENKMTAHEENQSNIICENVHPTETSDQLFKDQENAVAAMLEEPMSADTSGSEHLLYANATPITTDNAADTIISTDKLSASQNCPSSQDHTDKEHGISGMMLSICDTNRTKDNDKHLEDEHEVEAVSTERTTELQATDEGASEHFVEPDIDVKKCEENGSIAVFTNQVNISSAIPDVEVIMIEKYTEDENPNAKNSEWHLLKQNRLVYEVHSISDVDDHAAHSGVSDFSEMKNIDDDVTLLNEQRHKESNSALKKKKIGSTRRSLGRGHRREAEVTNSDQDTEDTLVEHEEDATENKMTVEVVVDSQTCESLEPLHKQDQSIVMDEEDLNSVQTSENDNQSGEDAQKETQDTDKNNKCFTDSADANKSEQNQIFADNPHFGVLSSYGIENEISKAHEENQSNMICENVHPTETADQLFKVQDVTFSAMLEEPMSADTSGSEYVLYDSATPITTDNAAETIISTDKLPASQNCPSSQDHTDKEHGISGMMLSICDPNRAQDNDENLEDEHEVKAVSTKKRTDAGGSEHFAEAEVDVKKGEIFLNEQCHKETNTDFKKKKMGSSRRSLGRGHRGEAEKSQRNSAIKLVEYQHDAPVNKMAEEDTIERQVSKSLELLNKSQATASMFPKEPDLDLTANDQCSGNVSEKLHDMLKYPSNLPEQQIKTIKLCEEIGMLSESHSFTTIEKQIPLSGMRKIVCFRGGQIYTEKTSMDENEHAAEKRPENEAVSQNPCGPLTGKFSALEGAGNQPPTAEQGLPLTVPLGQHGEKKEAESQSGYLSLTEEPVQFNVVMVGNSSVGKTSFIRQFQSGHFCEDLSATIGIDTCTQTMVVDNKLVKLQIWDTAGQERYHSITKQVLHKAEGLILMYDITSDESFYAVRKWISCIEDGAPTGVVMMLLGNKNDLSQRKVLPTHGQQIAQEFNISFMECSAATGNNVRQSLEDLARLLIPNVKENKKQHVTLHQEPQPKKSGCC is encoded by the exons ATGTGTTCTGTTATACAGACAGAGCAGACTTTGATTCCACACTTGGAGAAAGAGAATGAAGTTTTTTGCTATCAAAGTCAAAACCCCTCCCTAAATTCAGAATCACAGAAACACCAAGATGTCCAAAATTCTAAAATAACAGGAACAAAGTTAATGTCGGGAACTACTCAAAAATATCTTAGATCTCAGTCATATGATGAAAAGTCAGAAGATTCTCATGAAGAAATTCAGATGAAATCCGAGCAATCAGACAAACACCCATCTCaagaaaaaaactgtgattCAATAAATGAGCCAAGTGAAGAACAGCACAATCAAATATTTGCAGAGAATCCTCATTTTGAGATTGAGTCTTCCACTCTTCTGAGTCCTACAGCATTTGATTCAGATGTTCCGCCAGAGATTAAGACTGCACCTGGATCTTTTGGCTCTGAAAACAAAACTTTCAAGGAAAGTAGTGAAAACAGTtcaaacaaaaaacatgaaaataagcTGCCCATAGAGACCAAACCTGGTCCTGAAGAGTCATCAAAAGATATGTTCATTACCAAGCAAGAATCAACAGCATCTGCAATACAAGAACAACCCATATCAGCAGGCTGCAAAGTGAACAAGCATCTCATATGTGACAGTGCCACCCCATTTACCACCGCAGACAGTTCAGTAGAAACTATCATTGGTGATAAACCAGACCCATCCCAAAATCCTTACATCAATGATGCAATAACTAAGGAAAATGAACCACAACAGAATCAAATATTTGAAGAGAATCTACAATTTGGGGTAGACTCTTCCACTTTTCCTACAGCATTTCTCTCAGATGTTGCATCAGAAATGACAACTTTACATAGAAATTTGGGCTTGGACAATGAATTCTTCAAGGcaggaaatgaaaaacaattaaaaactatTCGTGAAAATGTGATCGCCGAAGTGAATGCATCTGGTCCTGTAGTGTCATCAGAAGATCAGTTATTTACAGAGCAAGAAGTTTTAACTATTGCAGTACATGAACATCCAATATCAGCAGACCTGATGGGAAGTGACCATGTCTTATCTGACAGTACTAGCCTATTTTCTGCAACAGGCAATGCAATTGAAACCATTACATCAGCTGTTGGACTTGAATCACAGGACCACATAGTCAAAGAGCATGGAAACAGAGAAATGATGATATCAATCTGTGATCCTAATAAAACACAGGATAATGACAAACATCCGAAAGAAAGGCACCTAATGAAAAATATTGATGATGTTACATTATTGAATGAGCAACATGACAAAGAAACCAACTCTGCCctcaaaaagaagaagattGGCTCTACTCGCAGAAGCCAGGGTCGAGGTCACAGAAGAGAAGCAGAAGTGACAAACTCAGATTGGGATACTGAGGACACATTGGTAGAACATGAAGAGGATgctacaaaaaacaaaatgaatgtaGAGGTTGTAGTAGACACACAAACTTGTGAATCTCTGGAACCCCTTCATAAACAAGACCAATCAATAGTCATGGATGAAGAAGACCTTAACTCAGTTCAGATCAGTAAGAATGATAATCAGTCTGGTGAAGATATACAGAAAGAAACTCaagacacagacaaaaacaataagTGTTTCACAGATTCAGTAGAAGCAAATAAATTAGAGCAAAATCAGATTTTTGCAGAGAATCCCCACTTTGGGATTGAAAATGAGTTTTCCAAGGCACATGAAGAAAACCAATCCAACATaatctgtgaaaatgtgcatCCCACAGAGACATCGGATCAGTTATTTAAAGACCAAGAGAATGCAGTGGCTGCCATGTTAGAAGAACCTATGTCAGCAGATACATCAGGAAGTGAACATTTGTTATATGCCAATGCTACACcaattacaacagacaatgcaGCAGATACCATTATCTCGACTGATAAACTATCTGCATCACAAAATTGTCCCTCATCACAGGACCACACTGACAAAGAGCATGGAATAAGTGGAATGATGCTATCAATCTGTGATACTAATAGGACAAAAGATAATGACAAACATCTAGAAGATGAACATGAAGTAGAAGCTGTGTCCACTGAAAGAACAACAGAACTTCAGGCAACAGATGAGGGAGCCTCTGAACATTTTGTAGAACCTGATGTTGATGTGAAAAAATGTGAAGAGATTGGTTCCATTGCTGTATTCACCAATCAGGTGAACATATCTTCAGCTATTCCAGATGTTGATGTCATCATGATTGAAAAGTACACTGAAGATGAGAACCCCAATGCCAAGAACTCAGAATGTCATCTAATGAAACATAGACCTGTGTATGAGGTACATTCAGTCAGTGATGTGGATGACCATGTTGCACATTCTGGTGAATCAGATTTTAGTGAGATGAAAAATATTGATGATGATGTTACATTGTTGAATGAGCAACGTCACAAAGAATCCAACTCTGCCctcaaaaagaagaagattGGCTCAACTCGCAGAAGCCTGGGTCGAGGTCACAGAAGAGAAGCAGAAGTGACAAACTCAGATCAAGATACTGAGGACACATTGGTAGAACATGAAGAGGATGCTACTGAAAACAAAATGACTGTAGAGGTTGTGGTAGACTCACAAACTTGTGAATCTCTGGAACCCCTTCATAAACAAGACCAATCAATAGTCATGGATGAAGAAGATCTTAACTCAGTTCAGACCAGTGAGAATGATAATCAGTCTGGTGAAGATGCACAGAAAGAAACTCaagacacagacaaaaacaataagTGTTTCACAGATTCAGCAGATGCAAATAAATCAGAGCAAAATCAGATTTTTGCAGATAATCCCCACTTTGGGGTTCTTTCTTCTTATGGGATTGAAAATGAGATTTCCAAAGCACATGAAGAAAACCAATCCAACATGatctgtgaaaatgtgcatCCCACAGAGACAGCAGATCAGTTATTTAAAGTGCAAGATGTTACATTTTCTGCAATGTTAGAAGAACCTATGTCAGCAGAAACATCAGGAAGTGAATATGTGTTATATGACAGTGCTACACcaattacaacagacaatgcaGCAGAAACCATTATCTCAACTGATAAACTTCCTGCATCACAAAATTGTCCCTCATCACAGGACCACACTGACAAAGAGCATGGAATAAGTGGAATGATGCTATCAATCTGTGATCCTAATAGAGCACAAAGTAATGACAAACATCTAGAAGATGAACATGAAGTAGAAGCTGTGTCCACTGAAAGAACAACAGAACTTCAGGCAACAGATGAGGGAGCCTCTGAACATTTTGTAGAACCTGATGTTGATATGAAAAAAGATAACATCTTTGATGATCTTAAGATTTTGAATGAACAACCTCACAAAGAAACAGATCCTGGTGTTAAAAACAAGAAGATTGGCTCTACTCGCAGAAGCCTGGGTCGAGGTCACAGAAGAGAAGCAGATGTGACAAATTCTGAAGGAGATACTGATGACACATTGGTAGAACATGGGGGAGAtgctaatgaaaacaaaatgactgCACATGAAGAAAACCAATCCAACATaatatgtgaaaatgtgcaTCCCACAGAGACATTGGATCAGTTATGTAAAGACCAAGAGAATGCAGTGGCTGCCATGTTAGAAGAACCTATGTCAGCAGATACATCAGGAAGTGAACATTTGTTATATGCCAATGCTACACCAATTACAACAGACAATTCAGCAGAAACCATTATCTCAACTGATAAACTTCCTGCATCACAAAATTGTCCCTCATCACAGGACCACACTGACAAAGAGCATGGAATAAGTGGAATGGTGCTATCAATCTGTGATCCTAATAGAGCACAAGATAATGACGAAAATCTAGAAGATAAACATGAAGGAGAAGCTGTGTCCATTGAAAGAACAACAGAACTTCAGGCAACAGATGCAGCAGCCTCTGAACATTTTGTAGAACCTGATGTTGATGTGAAAAAAGGTGAAGAGATTGGTTCTATTGCTGTATTCACCAATCAGGTGAACATATCTTCAGCTATTCCAGATGTTGATGTCATCATGATTGAGAAATACACTGAAGATGAGAACCCTAATGCCAAGAACTCAGAATGGCACCTACTGGAACAAAACAGACTTGTGTATGAGGTACATTCAGTCAGTGATGTGGATGACCATGCTGCACATTCTGGTGTATCAGATTTTAGTGAGATGAAAAATATTGATGATGATTTTACATTGTTGAATGAGCAACGTCACAAAGAATCCAACTCTGCCctcaaaaagaagaagattGGCTCAACTCGCAGAAGCCTGGGTCGAGGTCACAGAAGAGAAGCAGAAGTGACAAACTCAGATCAAGATACTGAGGACACATTGGTAGAACATGAAGAGGATGCTACTGAAAACAAAATGACTGTAGAGGTTGTGGTAGACTCACAAACTTGTGAATCTCTGGAACCCCTTCATAAACAAGACCAATCAATAGTCATGGATGAAGAAGACCTTCACTCAGTTCAGATCAGTAAGAATGATAATCAGTCTGGTGAAGATGCACAGAAAGAAACTCaagacacagacaaaaacaataagTGTTTCACAGATTCAGTAGAAGCAAATAAATCAGAGCAAAATCAGATTTTTGCAGAGAATCCCCACTTTGGGATTGAAAATGAGTTTTCCAAGGCACATGAAGAAAACCAATCCAACATaatctgtgaaaatgtgcatCCCACAGAGACATCGGATCAGTTATTTAAAGACCAAGAGAATGCAGTGGCTGCCATGTTAGAAGAACCTATGTCAGCAGATACATCAGGAAGTGAACATTTGTTATATGCCAATGCTACACcaattacaacagacaatgcaGCAGATACCATTATCTCGACTGATAAACTATCTGCATCACAAAATTGTCCCTCATCACAGGACCACACTGACAAAGAGCATGGAATAAGTGGAATGATGCTATCAATCTGTGATACTAATAGGACAAAAGATAATGACAAACATCTAGAAGATGAACATGAAGTAGAAGCTGTGTCCACTGAAAGAACAACAGAACTTCAGGCAACAGATGAGGGAGCCTCTGAAC ATTTTGTAGAACCTGATATTGATGTGAAAAAATGTGAAGAGAATGGTTCCATTGCTGTATTCACCAATCAGGTGAACATATCTTCAGCTATTCCAGATGTTGAAGTCATCATGATTGAAAAGTACACTGAAGATGAGAACCCCAATGCCAAGAACTCAGAATGGCACCTACTGAAACAAAACAGACTTGTGTATGAGGTACATTCAATCAGTGATGTGGATGACCATGCTGCACATTCTGGTGTATCAGATTTTAGTGAGATGAAAAATATTGATGATGATGTTACATTGTTGAATGAGCAACGTCACAAAGAATCCAACTCTGCCctcaaaaagaagaagattGGCTCAACTCGCAGAAGCCTGGGTCGAGGTCACAGAAGAGAAGCAGAAGTGACAAACTCAGATCAAGATACTGAGGACACATTGGTAGAACATGAAGAGGATGCTACTGAAAACAAAATGACTGTAGAGGTTGTGGTAGACTCACAAACTTGTGAATCTCTGGAACCCCTTCATAAACAAGACCAATCAATAGTCATGGATGAAGAAGATCTTAACTCAGTTCAGACCAGTGAGAATGATAATCAGTCTGGTGAAGATGCACAGAAAGAAACTCaagacacagacaaaaacaataagTGTTTCACAGATTCAGCAGATGCAAATAAATCAGAGCAAAATCAGATTTTTGCAGATAATCCCCACTTTGGGGTTCTTTCTTCTTATGGGATTGAAAATGAGATTTCCAAAGCACATGAAGAAAACCAATCCAACATGatctgtgaaaatgtgcatCCCACAGAGACAGCAGATCAGTTATTTAAAGTGCAAGATGTTACATTTTCTGCAATGTTAGAAGAACCTATGTCAGCAGATACATCAGGAAGTGAATATGTGTTATATGACAGTGCTACACcaattacaacagacaatgcaGCAGAAACCATTATCTCAACTGATAAACTTCCTGCATCACAAAATTGTCCCTCATCACAGGACCACACTGACAAAGAGCATGGAATAAGTGGAATGATGCTATCAATCTGTGATCCTAATAGAGCACAAAGTAATGACAAACATCTAGAAGATGAACATGAAGTAGAAGCTGTGTCCACTGAAAGAACAACAGAACTTCAGGCAACAGATGAGGGAGCCTCTGAACATTTTGTAGAACGTGATGTTGATGAGAAAAAAGATAACATCTTTGATGGTCTTAAGATTTTGAATGAACAACCTCACAAAGAAACAGATCCTGGtgttaaaaagaagaagattgGCTCTACTCGCAGAAGCCTGGGTCGAGGTCACAGAAGAGAAGCAGATGTGACAAATTCTGAAGGAGATACTGATGACACATTGGTAGAACATGGGGGAGAtgctaatgaaaacaaaatgactgCACATGAAGAAAACCAATCCAACATaatatgtgaaaatgtgcaTCCCACAGAGACATCGGATCAGTTATTTAAAGACCAAGAGAATGCAGTGGCTGCCATGTTAGAAGAACCTATGTCAGCAGATACATCAGGAAGTGAACATTTGTTATATGCCAATGCTACACcaattacaacagacaatgcaGCAGATACCATTATCTCGACTGATAAACTATCTGCATCACAAAATTGTCCCTCATCACAGGACCACACTGACAAAGAGCATGGAATAAGTGGAATGATGCTATCAATCTGTGATACTAATAGGACAAAAGATAATGACAAACATCTAGAAGATGAACATGAAGTAGAAGCTGTGTCCACTGAAAGAACAACAGAACTTCAGGCAACAGATGAGGGAGCCTCTGAACATTTTGTAGAACCTGATGTTGATATGAAAAAAGATAACATCTTTGATGATCTTAAGATTTTGAATGAACAACCTCACAAAGAAACAGATCCTGGTGTTAAAAACAAGAAGATTGGCTCTACTCGCAGAAGCCTGGGTCGAGGTCACAGAAGAGAAGCAGATGTGACAAATTCTGAAGGAGATACTGATGACACATTGGTAGAACATGGGGGAGAtgctaatgaaaacaaaatgactgCACATGAAGAAAACCAATCCAACATaatatgtgaaaatgtgcaTCCCACAGAGACATCGGATCAGTTATTTAAAGACCAAGAGAATGCAGTGGCTGCCATGTTAGAAGAACCTATGTCAGCAGATACATCAGGAAGTGAACATTTGTTATATGCCAATGCTACACcaattacaacagacaatgcaGCAGATACCATTATCTCGACTGATAAACTATCTGCATCACAAAATTGTCCCTCATCACAGGACCACACTGACAAAGAGCATGGAATAAGTGGAATGATGCTATCAATCTGTGATACTAATAGGACAAAAGATAATGACAAACATCTAGAAGATGAACATGAAGTAGAAGCTGTGTCCACTGAAAGAACAACAGAACTTCAGGCAACAGATGAGGGAGCCTCTGAACATTTTGTAGAACCTGATATTGATGTGAAAAAATGTGAAGAGAATGGTTCCATTGCTGTATTCACCAATCAGGTGAACATATCTTCAGCTATTCCAGATGTTGAAGTCATCATGATTGAAAAGTACACTGAAGATGAGAACCCCAATGCCAAGAACTCAGAATGGCACCTACTGAAACAAAACAGACTTGTGTATGAGGTACATTCAATCAGTGATGTGGATGACCATGCTGCACATTCTGGTGTATCAGATTTTAGTGAGATGAAAAATATTGATGATGATGTTACATTGTTGAATGAGCAACGTCACAAAGAATCCAACTCTGCCctcaaaaagaagaagattGGCTCAACTCGCAGAAGCCTGGGTCGAGGTCACAGAAGAGAAGCAGAAGTGACAAACTCAGATCAAGATACTGAGGACACATTGGTAGAACATGAAGAGGATGCTACTGAAAACAAAATGACTGTAGAGGTTGTGGTAGACTCACAAACTTGTGAATCTCTGGAACCCCTTCATAAACAAGACCAATCAATAGTCATGGATGAAGAAGATCTTAACTCAGTTCAGACCAGTGAGAATGATAATCAGTCTGGTGAAGATGCACAGAAAGAAACTCaagacacagacaaaaacaataagTGTTTCACAGATTCAGCAGATGCAAATAAATCAGAGCAAAATCAGATTTTTGCAGATAATCCCCACTTTGGGGTTCTTTCTTCTTATGGGATTGAAAATGAGATTTCCAAAGCACATGAAGAAAACCAATCCAACATGatctgtgaaaatgtgcatCCCACAGAGACAGCAGATCAGTTATTTAAAGTGCAAGATGTTACATTTTCTGCAATGTTAGAAGAACCTATGTCAGCAGATACATCAGGAAGTGAATATGTGTTATATGACAGTGCTACACcaattacaacagacaatgcaGCAGAAACCATTATCTCAACTGATAAACTTCCTGCATCACAAAATTGTCCCTCATCACAGGACCACACTGACAAAGAGCATGGAATAAGTGGAATGATGCTATCAATCTGTGATCCTAATAGAGCACAAGATAATGACGAAAATCTAGAAGATGAACATGAAGTAAAAGCTGTGTCCACCAAGAAAAGAACAGATGCAGGAGGCTCTGAACATTTTGCAGAAGCTGAAGTTGATgtgaaaaaaggtgaaatctttttgaatgaacaatgtcacaaagaaacaaatactgactttaaaaagaagaaaatgggcTCTTCTCGCAGAAGCCTGGGTCGAGGTCACAGAGGAGAAGCAGAAAAATCACAGAGGAATAGTGCCATTAAATTGGTCGAATATCAGCACGATGCTCCAGTAAATAAAATGGCTGAAGAAGATACTATTGAGAGGCAAGTGTCTAAATCACTGGAACTCTTAAATAAATCCCAGGCAACAGCATCAATGTTTCCAAAGGAGCCAGACCTGGACTTGACTGCGAATGATCAATGTTCTGGAAATGTTTCAGAAAAACTTCATGATATGCTCAAATATCCATCAAACTTGCCTGAGCAGCAAATTAAGACCATAAAGCTTTGTGAGGAAATTGGTATGCTGAGTGAAAGTCATAGTTTTACTACAATTGAGAAACAAATTCCTCTGTCTGGAATGAGAAAGATCGTCTGTTTTCGTGGTGGCCAGATTTACACAGAGAAAACCTCCATGGATGAAAATGAACATGCGGCAGAAAAACGTCCTGAGAATGAGGCTGTTTCACAAAACCCATGTGGACCTTTAACAGGAAAG tTCTCTGCTCTGGAGGGTGCTGGAAACCAACCCCCTACTGCTGAACAGGGGCTGCCTCTCACAGTCCCTCTTGGGCAAcatggagaaaagaaagaagcagAATCCCAGA GTGGCTATCTCAGTTTGACAGAGGAGCCAGTTCAGTTTAATGTTGTGATGGTTGGGAACAGCAGTGTTGGTAAAACCTCTTTTATAAGACAATTTCAAAGTGGACACTTCTGTGAGGATCTTTCGGCCACCATTG GCATTGATACCTGTACCCAGACCATGGTAGTCGATAACAAATTAGTCAAACTTCAGATATGGGACACTGCCGGGCAGGAGAG GTATCATAGCATCACAAAGCAGGTATTACACAAAGCTGAAGGGCTTATTCTGATGTATGACATCACATCAGATGAGTCCTTTTATGCTGTTCGCAAATGGATTTCCTGCATTGAG GATGGGGCTCCCACTGGTGTTGTGATGATGCTCCTTGGAAATAAGAATGACCTCTCACAAAGGAAAGTTCTTCCAACTCATGGCCAGCAGATTGCACAG GAGTTCAACATCAGTTTCATGGAGTGCAGTGCTGCAACTGGAAACAACGTCAGACAGTCTTTAGAAGATTTAGCACG GTTGCTGATACCAAATGTGAAAGAGAATAAGAAGCAGCATGTAACGCTGCATCAGGAGCCCCAGCCCAAGAAGTCTGGATGCTGTTGA